catgcaagacggggcacctcctcacatcgacaccgaagtgaaggcatttttgagaacttttactgaagaacggataatcagccgtcactttacacatgaatggcccccacactcaccagatttaacaccccttgatttttggctatggggttaccttatgtctcgggtgtaccgccataggccaacttcgttagtgcagctaaaggaagccattcgccacgaaatctcatgcattcatccggatatgctgtatgatgcagtgtTGTCTCCctcttccaaactgttatttgtggtgatggtggacacatagaacaagtactgtagtactggtgtgatacgcatgtaaacaattgcttgcatgcaaataaaagtatttttcccttagaattgtatgttttgcttgtgtttagcgccctctatcgacaatttttgaactatttcttttttttttttgtatgaaaaaaaatctccctttatttgaataataGTTTCTCAaatcgcattaaaatatactcattccttcaatttttatgaatttttaaagtatttacaaatttatgggacacccggtatatgaagctatatagaagacaatataatgtaaaattcaccaattatatgaaaaataaaaaaaattgaaaatgggtaaaattggtcctttttttatcggtttgtgtgactttcatagcacggttttctagggcattttaaacttacaggttaagaactagtataaaaatcaacctataaattctgtatatatatctcttggtatattaatatattttataaattttttaaatacattttcactgGAAAAAATGAATTACGTTTGAACATATTgatcagaattaattaaatgcgaaatttcatcgaaaaactcttctgcacatttatccttatcactaaaatccctttctgcttcatttaaaagtgtctggagcactgcttcataacaGGATCAGTAAAtcggatgatatttcggggcctaagttttagcgccatctactaagccttgtttatcactgggatactaacagggaggtgcggtcttagagaccgcgctcgaagaaataactgaattatttaaaaaagcatccgctgaaatcggttgaaaaagtgcacgtgcattgaaggtcacaaaacaggaagctacagggtcaattcattcaattgagctaaaaatagaataggggtaaccgaaaatccatcgctggcggtctcacagaccgcacgtcaaTAGTGAagggtaaaaaaaattcatctaagaaattgcttgctttttttttgatattttagtaaTGGCGAGTTCTCCATTacatttacagatttatttatttcaaaaacctatttttttatatcattatatttttttcaccattttgtaATGCATATAATGTATGCTACTatactttctattattttctagaattataaacattatttatttgccTTCTTTCTTAGTAGCTTTTCGACGTTAAAATTTCAATCGTCCGATTAATAGGAAAACAAAAACAGTTGATTTTTTGAGAAAGCCTAGTGGCGAATGATAAAAATTAACTCTCTGCTTACACATATAAGTGACGGTTTTAGGGAAAAAGTGACACTTTCACAATCTTATATCTGACAATCCTTTTATCaggatttttttctaataagcCGGTTATTTTCAGTTCGAAAATCACAGACGGTTAATACAACGTCCCACCTTTCCTTTGCCTCCTCTCTCCatcaatatatttagaaaataaataaaagagaatttcttttatttattttccaactttcacataatatttataaaaggaaggaaaacaaaatattttttgactaaaCAATatcgttataaaaaaatttatttaaaaatacacacaTTGCCCTTCTATTCCAGGAGACAAATATCTCTACCTAAAAGTGATATCTCATACCACCACTAGcttcaatatataaaaacaacaacagagCAATGATTCATATATCGTAATAAACAGAGGAAAGAATGACCACCTGTGCCCCAGCTTCTCGATTCGAAACCCACATTGCACTGAATCCGGAAGTCACATGCCATAAAAAACATGTATGTCACATAACATGAAGAAGGTAAGTCACATCATGTTGTGTTGCAGTCTTAATGAATGTTCAGACAGATATGATGTCACTCTTCGGTTTTTTAGCGATGCTGGACGCTGGAGAGTGGGACGCATATTTGCCGGAGGATAGCTTCTTCCTGAGCTCTGCCCTCAATCTCCTGTCCACCCAGGGTTGTTTAATGATGGTGGAAATGATGCCCACGTTGACCACGAAGAGGGCAGTGGACAGCACCACCAGGTAGAAGCTGAAACCGACACAAGATCGGAACTCAGAGACCCAGTGCTGTTCGAGTTCTTCTCTGGTCATGACATTCCTACGGAATTTGAAGAAGTACAAGAGGATCCAGCTGAAGATGGACACTGCACCGGACACAACTGGAAAGAAGACGTatcatagttttttaaaaatttaacgcgCATTTGGAAATAGTTTTGGTCCAAAATAGTgatgcaattttagaaatttctgttcTTAGTTTAAGCTGTtcatatttatagataattactTATATGTGAAAAATGCTCATACAGTATATAACAATTGATTGCATATTTAATATAGATTACAGAAACAgacttaaaaaatttcacaatataaactattagtttatttattatgctaaaaatatGCATAGAGAATGCTATATGCTTCAAATATATGGTATgaaatctttgtttttttattacgaaattttaaaaagtaaatttaaaataaaaaatctttatctaataaaagcattttttttaatgttttcacatGATCGGCATGTaatatttccttccttttttatGCATTGTTTAAGAGCTtggtttgatattttttgaatcgctatttaaaaatagcaattaaactAACCATCAAACTTTGACATAACTTATAACATTTTGTTTCCAaggaaaatggaataatattaaaCCATCAAATAAATGATGCTTCTTatcaatttttctaattgaaatttaagactttttgaatttctatactttaatttatgttatattcatattttttacgtTTAAAAATGGCTCTGGCTAACGTAAGGAAATATTTCGCCAACCaacttgtgaaaataaatttaagcaagCTTCaccttaaagtatttttttcttttctggagTGTCAAGTTAACATCCAGTAGAGTTCAAGAAGAATAGTtgcaaattagtaaaataaacaGCTCCGGATTTTCTGTAAGCTCTTTTTTAAGGAATACACAGTACATTCTTATTTTTCCGGCCAGGGCTTATTATCCGGCTTATTTTTCCAGCCCAATTTCCAAAAGTGTAAACAATCGCCAACCATCTTGGTGAAAATTTGGCATCTTACGTACAATGGATCTTGGCGAGTTTGGCgtaaatttagaatcaaatgcTTTTGGAAATACAATATCTTGACGAAATCACATCAGCTTATGAATAAAGGAGCTTGGCgttattaaaaaattgccaagTAAATTCGTTATAATCTAAAATTCGCCAAATAAATCTTGAGGATTGCAAAAAGGAACAAGCATTGAACATGTTGATTAATAAAGTTAAACATGGCTTATTTATTACAAGATTggctaaaagaatgaaataataattcttacatCCAAAACTGTTCCATATGAGGATGCCAAGGAATCCAAAGACCATTTCCGCTGAATTCCGAATGGCATTGACGATGGCGAAGGCTCCACCCGTGATGGCAAACATGGCAGCCAGAGACAGGCTGGAAACGGTGACGATCCAAGAGTTGAAGTCGGGCAAGCTGTCGTTAAAGCTGTCTTCTTCTACTAAAAAAGAGATGATCTTAGACTTATGttattcaattgatatttttacgTTCTCAtatacctagtatagagaaagtatagaaatcgtcgaaaaattcgtactcgagattttaaatgaatccccacgttttagaccctgagttcgaaaaacacatttttggaaaatgtctgtctgtgtttgattgtgacaaagataactcaaaaagactTTGATCTTGGAGGAGGACATTTGGTATTctatctttatactaaatttgtaaatttctatcaattttgagcaaaatccgcacagatgaagtctgtctgtccggctgttcgaatataatttaacatgataactagaAAACGAAAAGAGGTAGATAGATAGAATTCGATTTACAGAATTAACATCTGTAGTCTCGGTACCAATtaaattgtgagccaaatccaacaagggattggccgtctgtcagtctgtactttcagaaacatgtaaatactatagctcaaagacgcaatgacaaatttatcaaattttgtatggagttttgtgaatacaattgcagttctgagtcaaatttttgtttcattcggttgGCAACAAtgtgtctaaaacagaaattcaattttcggatactactaaagcgagttcgcaaattgtacagactaagtctatagcaaaggataccgacgtgctctgattggtttaagccttggcatccttttggcaatgttttgcattcataatagtgtagttttcgcttatttagctcaaaccttgtacctttcattagttttatggaagatacgagtgaatatcaacacgatctaatttttattaatataattattttctttaaatattagtagtaatactactaatactaattaataataataaatgttactaataatactagtaatacaagtaactaatgttgtttatgcacagaagtataaaaactatatgaaagtaattactaaacatatgatgcagcaattaaataattcttatttttctatgattttcgtgcctttattagataatatatgcagtcattgaaacttgttgctgaacatttgttactttcccatcaactacatatggggagatgattacttaatgcccaaaacggataaatatgtaagctttaacggaatatgtgatttcgtagctaattttttttagttatataaaaataatattaagaagaaacacatacaaaaattatttttaataaattgtaatttttatatttcctgaatttaggtttcaggatttgatcttttccgctgttaatattatatgtaaacagtaaaaaataggggggggggtaaatccacaaattttatttatttttgtaaaaatatatttcggtatggcatctttttggcaaaacattgccaaaaggatgccaaggcttaaaccaatcagatcACGTCGGtgtcctttgccatagacttagtctgtacaatttgcgaactcgcactACTAAACGCATGCTagatattaatcgccaaataattcttcaaggatgacacgatagattcggtaaaaatgccaaattcacgccaaagattaatatttcgtagctattgtacgccaatgctgtGCAAGGCGATTTCTGggatagcatctttattagagatGTTTTCCTTTCTCGCTTTCAACCGCTCGAGATTTCAACCTTTTTCGCATATCTTTATTAGAGATATGCTAGAAAGGTTGGTCAGATCATTCAAGCAGGTTTTCACACTAGAATGGAAGCATGATACATTATTTTGATTCCACTAATTTACttcgaaattttagaaaaccGAAAATCCTGTAGAGGCGGAGTTATGGTTGGTGGTGGAAGATCGCtagaataactattaaaattattaagtgttAGATTAGTATGATCTactattaagaaaacaaaaattcaagaaCAAATCTTTGTCTTAAGAAAGTACGgtcaaatcagaaatatttaaaaaacaagtacaatttataatttagttactgcactgatatatttaatttgttgaatGCAATGTTTTTCTTCAACATAGttcattaaagtattattttcattagccatatttacaaatcataaaattttctaaatatgcatAAGAAAGACCAGAACGTAGTTTTCCAGGATGTTTTTGACCGTAGGAAAAACGAAAATTCTACAGAAATATAGGACATGGTGGGAAGAGTTatagaaaatagattaaatatacaaaaaggcAGCTTCTAATGAGTGTGCAGCTTTGACAACTCTACCAGGGGCACAGAATCACATCGGTAAGCATGAGGTAAACAATATTTGGCACAAAATCACATTTCAGAATAATCTGTGTGGACACCAAGCAGATAACGAATTCTATTTTCATGAGATAAAGCACAAATGAATCGCTCACATCCTCTATACATGAATTGCATACCCGTGCTGAGTCCTGTAGCATATTAATTTTACTCATCATAATATT
The window above is part of the Argiope bruennichi chromosome 7, qqArgBrue1.1, whole genome shotgun sequence genome. Proteins encoded here:
- the LOC129975050 gene encoding uncharacterized protein LOC129975050 isoform X1 — encoded protein: MFPSYFPMDTTKRCLVCVVFIINCVTFALICTAMLTQEWVIVKPVRTGLNISIRNTELTDVESSRFQGVIYFGLFNGKKILNYGFGDRSFELKIVCVSKLKTCMYSSKENSTERVRDLHENFYLENGDKNITVEEDSFNDSLPDFNSWIVTVSSLSLAAMFAITGGAFAIVNAIRNSAEMVFGFLGILIWNSFGFVSGAVSIFSWILLYFFKFRRNVMTREELEQHWVSEFRSCVGFSFYLVVLSTALFVVNVGIISTIIKQPWVDRRLRAELRKKLSSGKYASHSPASSIAKKPKSDIISV
- the LOC129975050 gene encoding uncharacterized protein LOC129975050 isoform X2 produces the protein MFPSYFPMDTTKRCLVCVVFIINCVTFALICTAMLTQEWVIVKPVRTGLNISIRNTELTDVESSRFQGVIYFGLFNGKKILNYGFGDRSFELKIVCVSKLKTCMYSSKENSTERVRDLHENFYLENGDKNITEEDSFNDSLPDFNSWIVTVSSLSLAAMFAITGGAFAIVNAIRNSAEMVFGFLGILIWNSFGFVSGAVSIFSWILLYFFKFRRNVMTREELEQHWVSEFRSCVGFSFYLVVLSTALFVVNVGIISTIIKQPWVDRRLRAELRKKLSSGKYASHSPASSIAKKPKSDIISV
- the LOC129975050 gene encoding uncharacterized protein LOC129975050 isoform X3 produces the protein MYSSKENSTERVRDLHENFYLENGDKNITVEEDSFNDSLPDFNSWIVTVSSLSLAAMFAITGGAFAIVNAIRNSAEMVFGFLGILIWNSFGFVSGAVSIFSWILLYFFKFRRNVMTREELEQHWVSEFRSCVGFSFYLVVLSTALFVVNVGIISTIIKQPWVDRRLRAELRKKLSSGKYASHSPASSIAKKPKSDIISV